The Desulfobacterales bacterium genome window below encodes:
- a CDS encoding universal stress protein gives ELAQANEDMNFAAQVFKDAGISCETKLIIRGNTPGVDMVEFARENHIDMIVIGIRRRSKLDKLLFGSNAQYIVIKAHCPVLCVR, from the coding sequence CGGAATTGGCGCAGGCCAACGAGGACATGAATTTTGCGGCGCAGGTGTTTAAAGACGCGGGCATCTCCTGCGAGACAAAACTCATTATTCGCGGCAATACGCCCGGAGTGGACATGGTCGAGTTCGCTCGGGAAAACCACATCGATATGATCGTCATCGGCATTCGGCGACGCTCGAAGCTGGATAAACTGCTTTTTGGCTCCAACGCCCAATACATCGTTATCAAGGCGCATTGCCCCGTGCTTTGTGTT